A genome region from Scleropages formosus chromosome 6, fSclFor1.1, whole genome shotgun sequence includes the following:
- the sftpba gene encoding surfactant protein Ba produces the protein MSNADAQVKTFCEQQVEKDLPLVIHLLVTQINPGQLCQILKLCKNKSEDQWLEVLDRHISKVHVSSERGVRASEMSTASTCTICVFIVERLKCLLPKDKAEAAVERILDHACSLLPKPVEFICDTFISRYSGKLIDLLLDSATPHAICTMLQLCQKQDKPLQVEATPTDCESCQTLAFLSRLHLGTNATELESTSFLQSVCGLHSCALPKCNVFTQRFGPKLQRILGTEGSILDICRKVDFCSSSTTAETGNEDNCNRSSRYRCRDMRTALACNSVSFCQRFFWK, from the exons ATGTCCAATGCGGATGCACAG GTCAAGACCTTctgtgagcagcaggtggagaaGGACCTGCCCCTGGTCATCCACCTCCTGGTCACCCAAATT AACCCAGGTCAACTGTGCCAGATTCTGAAACTGTGTAAGAACAAGTCTGAAGACCAGTGGCTGGAGGTGCTGGACAGGCACATTTCCAAAGTCCATGTGTCCTCAGAGAGAGGAGTTCGAGCATcagag ATGAGCACTGCTTCAACCTGCACCATCTGTGTCTTTATTGTTGAACGGCTGAAGTGCCTGCTGCCAAAGGACAAAGCTGAG GCTGCAGTGGAGAGGATCCTGGACCACGCCTGCAGTCTGCTGCCCAAACCTGTGGAGTTCATCTGTGACACCTTCATCAGCAGGTACAGTGGGAAGCTAATTGACCTCCTGCTGGATTCAGCCACACCTCACGCCATTTGCACCATGTTGCAGCTCTGCCAAAAacaggacaaacccctacagg TGGAAGCTACGCCCACTGACTGCGAGTCATGCCAGACACTGGCCTTTCTCAGCCGCTTGCACTTGGGCACTAATGCCACAGAGCTGGAGAGCACCTCCTttctgcagagtgtgtgtggactCCACTCGTGTGCTTTGCCAAAG TGCAACGTCTTTACACAGCGCTTTGGGCCCAAGCTGCAAAGGATTCTGGGTACAGAAGGCAGTATTCTGGATATATGTCGG AAGGTAGACTTTTGCTCAAGCTCCACGACAGCAGAGACTGGGAATGAGGACAACTGCAATAGGAGCAGCCGCTATAGGTGCAGAGATATGAGAACAGCTCTGGCATGCAAT TCGGTATCCTTCTGCCAAAGATTTTTCTGGAAATAG
- the LOC108930651 gene encoding eosinophil peroxidase-like isoform X1 produces MNTLACLLVLGIYLSVFWHATTAGEDEMRPFILKALEDAKTIVDKAYKYSQEESLSRVQKHSFSASDALRLVRQPSRELCSAVRAADYMENTLRLIQERQPHVHKRSLNATDLITREELRVISQLTGCTARVQTPNCRTTPYLNKYRTVTGVCNNLKNPRIGASNTPLARWLPPRYEDGISQPVGWDPTRLYNGHLLPLVREVSNLILSTTDKRVENDHIYSYLITLFGQWNDHDLSITPTSPSIQSFNNGIKCDRSCDQAEPCFPIRIPKEDPRFGNDSKSCIPFFRSAPACGTGTTGHVFGAANIRQQMNALTAFLDASQVYGSEDAQALFLRDLTNDFGLLRVNDRFTDNGREHLPFANTLGPCSTRQKITNTSGLEEVPCFVAGDVRVNENIALGSIHTVFLREHNRLARALRQLNPHWDSETLYQEARKIVGGYHQIIVFRDYLRHIVGPDAMARFLPAYPGYDENVDPSIASVFATAAYRFAHLTLQPLVFRLNESYQENPEFPSVPLHKAFFAPWRLIFEGGVDPLLLGLLGRPAKLATQDHMLVDAVREKLFQFTARLALDLGSLNMQRGRDHGLPAYNAWRKFCGLSQPRNEEELAEVMDNPDLAKKLIELYGTPDNIDVWLGGISEPFVPSGRVGPLFTCLIAMQFQKIRQGDRLWWEKDGVFTSQQRESLAATSLNRIICDNTGITDVPKNPFLFHPWGTSYISCNDVPAFDLRPWTELSSDCITCPQGPPGPAGPPGTIGPPGPPGPVGPPGPPSPSIHTEPSAFAMLLGFSNPQPNKPIVFQQTIYNRQDQYNNQTGVFTCTTAGVYKFDYHCSLTNGNGDIVLQQNGLEVLQTSISPFFTASGSTLVQLRSGDKVWLQTNTEGLNFTADSHFTGHLVFAV; encoded by the exons ATGAATACCTTGGCTTGCCTTCTGGTGCTGGGCATCTACCTTTCTGTCTTCTGGCATGCTACCACAG cAGGAGAGGACGAAATGAGGCCCTTCATTCTCAAAGCCCTTGAGGATGCTAAGACAATCGTGGATAAAGCCTACAAATATTCCCAGGAAGA GAGTCTTTCTCGGGTGCAGAAACACTCATTCAGTGCTTCCGATGCCCTCCGCCTGGTAAGGCAGCCGTCCAGAGAGCTTTGCTCAGCTGTGAGGGCTGCTGACTACATGGAGAATACTCTGAGGCTCATCCAGGAAAGGCAGCCCCATGTACATAAACGCTCTCTCAATGCCACAG ACCTTATCACCAGAGAGGAGCTACGAGTCATCAGCCAACTGACAGGCTGTACAGCACGTGTCCAGACCCCAAACTGTCGCACAACTCCATATCTCAACAAGTACCGCACAGTCACTGGTGTCTGTAATAACCT GAAAAACCCACGAATTGGAGCCTCCAACACACCATTGGCACGCTGGCTTCCTCCACGGTATGAGGATGGCATCTCACAGCCTGTTGGCTGGGATCCAACACGACTATACAATGGACACCTGTTGCCCCTG GTTAGGGAGGTCTCCAACCTCATCCTGAGCACTACAGACAAAAGAGTGGAGAATGACCATATCTACTCGTATTTGATCACTCTCTTTGGCCAGTGGAATGACCACGACCTGAGCATCACCCCTACATCTCCTAGCATTCAGTCCTTTAACAATGGCATTAAATGTGACAGAAGCTGTGACCAGGCTGAGCCTTGCTTTCCCATTCGG ATTCCAAAAGAGGATCCCCGCTTTGGCAACGACTCCAAGAGCTGCATCCCTTTCTTTCGCTCAGCACCAGCCTGTGGAACAGGCACCACAGGCCATGTATTTGGGGCAGCCAACATACGACAGCAGATGAATGCATTGACAGCCTTCCTCGATGCAAGTCAGGTATATGGCTCAGAGGACGCACAGGCACTATTTCTGAGGGACCTCACCAATGACTTTGGCCTGCTGAGGGTAAATGATCGCTTCACTGACAATGGCAGAGAACACCTTCCCTTTGCCAACACACTTGGCCCATGTTCCACACGGCAGAAGATCACCAATACCAGTGGACTGGAAGAGGTGCCCTGTTTTGTAGCTG GTGATGTTCGTGTGAATGAGAACATTGCCCTGGGATCAATCCACACAGTCTTCCTCAGAGAACACAACCGTTTGGCACGAGCCCTGCGGCAGCTTAATCCACACTGGGACAGTGAGACGCTTTATCAGGAGGCACGGAAGATTGTCGGTGGCTACCACCAG ATCATCGTGTTCCGGGACTACCTGAGGCACATTGTGGGTCCTGATGCCATGGCGCGCTTTCTTCCTGCCTACCCTGGGTATGACGAGAATGTGGACCCCAGCATTGCCAGCGTGTTTGCTACTGCAGCCTACCGCTTTGCCCATCTGACCCTCCAGCCCCTGGTATTCCGGCTCAATGAGAGCTACCAGGAGAACCCTGAGTTTCCAAGTGTGCCGCTTCATAAGGCTTTCTTTGCTCCCTGGAGACTGATCTTTGAAG GTGGAGTGGACCCTTTGCTCCTAGGACTGTTGGGACGGCCAGCTAAGTTGGCCACCCAGGACCACATGTTGGTGGATGCAGTGCGAGAGAAACTTTTTCAATTCACTGCAAGATTGGCACTGGACTTGGGTTCCCTGAACATGCAGCGTGGAAGAGACCATGGGTTACCTG CCTACAATGCCTGGCGCAAGTTCTGCGGACTATCCCAGCCACGGAATGAGGAAGAGTTAGCTGAAGTGATGGACAACCCAGACCTGGCCAAGAAACTCATTGAGCTGTACGGCACACCAGACAACATCGATGTATGGCTAGGGGGGATCTCTGAGCCGTTTGTTCCCAGTGGACGTGTGGGACCACTGTTTACCTGTCTCATTGCAATGCAGTTCCAGAAAATTCGTCAGGGAGACAG GCTGTGGTGGGAGAAGGATGGCGTTTTCACCAGTCAGCAGCGCGAGTCTTTGGCTGCCACCTCGCTAAATCGTATCATCTGTGACAACACTGGCATCACAGATGTGCCAAAGAATCCCTTCTTGTTTCATCCCTGGGGGACTAGTTACATCAGCTGCAATGACGTTCCTGCTTTTGACCTCAGGCCATGGACGGAGTTAA GCTCTGATTGCATTACCTGCCCTCAAGGACCTCCTGGCCCTGCTGGCCCACCTGGAACCATCGGACCTCCTGGACCTCCTGGTCCCGTTGGTCCACCAGGACCTCCAAGCCCCTCTATCCACACCGAACCATCAGCCTTTGCCATGTTGCTGGGTTTCAGTAACCCTCAACCTAACAAACCCATTGTTTTCCAACAGACCATCTACAACAGGCAGGACCAATACAACAATCAAACCGGGGTGTTCACGTGCACCACTGCTGGTGTATACAAGTTTGACTACCACTGCAGTCTGACCAATGGCAACGGGGATATCGTCCTGCAACAAAATGGGCTGGAGGTGCTGCAGACCTCCATCTCaccatttttcacagcttcTGGAAGCACCTTGGTGCAGCTCAGATCTGGGGACAAGGTGTGGTTACAGACAAACACCGAGGGCCTCAATTTCACCGCAGACAGTCACTTCACTGGCCACCTGGTCTTTGCTGTCTAG
- the LOC108930651 gene encoding eosinophil peroxidase-like isoform X2, with the protein MNTLACLLVLGIYLSVFWHATTGEDEMRPFILKALEDAKTIVDKAYKYSQEESLSRVQKHSFSASDALRLVRQPSRELCSAVRAADYMENTLRLIQERQPHVHKRSLNATDLITREELRVISQLTGCTARVQTPNCRTTPYLNKYRTVTGVCNNLKNPRIGASNTPLARWLPPRYEDGISQPVGWDPTRLYNGHLLPLVREVSNLILSTTDKRVENDHIYSYLITLFGQWNDHDLSITPTSPSIQSFNNGIKCDRSCDQAEPCFPIRIPKEDPRFGNDSKSCIPFFRSAPACGTGTTGHVFGAANIRQQMNALTAFLDASQVYGSEDAQALFLRDLTNDFGLLRVNDRFTDNGREHLPFANTLGPCSTRQKITNTSGLEEVPCFVAGDVRVNENIALGSIHTVFLREHNRLARALRQLNPHWDSETLYQEARKIVGGYHQIIVFRDYLRHIVGPDAMARFLPAYPGYDENVDPSIASVFATAAYRFAHLTLQPLVFRLNESYQENPEFPSVPLHKAFFAPWRLIFEGGVDPLLLGLLGRPAKLATQDHMLVDAVREKLFQFTARLALDLGSLNMQRGRDHGLPAYNAWRKFCGLSQPRNEEELAEVMDNPDLAKKLIELYGTPDNIDVWLGGISEPFVPSGRVGPLFTCLIAMQFQKIRQGDRLWWEKDGVFTSQQRESLAATSLNRIICDNTGITDVPKNPFLFHPWGTSYISCNDVPAFDLRPWTELSSDCITCPQGPPGPAGPPGTIGPPGPPGPVGPPGPPSPSIHTEPSAFAMLLGFSNPQPNKPIVFQQTIYNRQDQYNNQTGVFTCTTAGVYKFDYHCSLTNGNGDIVLQQNGLEVLQTSISPFFTASGSTLVQLRSGDKVWLQTNTEGLNFTADSHFTGHLVFAV; encoded by the exons ATGAATACCTTGGCTTGCCTTCTGGTGCTGGGCATCTACCTTTCTGTCTTCTGGCATGCTACCACAG GAGAGGACGAAATGAGGCCCTTCATTCTCAAAGCCCTTGAGGATGCTAAGACAATCGTGGATAAAGCCTACAAATATTCCCAGGAAGA GAGTCTTTCTCGGGTGCAGAAACACTCATTCAGTGCTTCCGATGCCCTCCGCCTGGTAAGGCAGCCGTCCAGAGAGCTTTGCTCAGCTGTGAGGGCTGCTGACTACATGGAGAATACTCTGAGGCTCATCCAGGAAAGGCAGCCCCATGTACATAAACGCTCTCTCAATGCCACAG ACCTTATCACCAGAGAGGAGCTACGAGTCATCAGCCAACTGACAGGCTGTACAGCACGTGTCCAGACCCCAAACTGTCGCACAACTCCATATCTCAACAAGTACCGCACAGTCACTGGTGTCTGTAATAACCT GAAAAACCCACGAATTGGAGCCTCCAACACACCATTGGCACGCTGGCTTCCTCCACGGTATGAGGATGGCATCTCACAGCCTGTTGGCTGGGATCCAACACGACTATACAATGGACACCTGTTGCCCCTG GTTAGGGAGGTCTCCAACCTCATCCTGAGCACTACAGACAAAAGAGTGGAGAATGACCATATCTACTCGTATTTGATCACTCTCTTTGGCCAGTGGAATGACCACGACCTGAGCATCACCCCTACATCTCCTAGCATTCAGTCCTTTAACAATGGCATTAAATGTGACAGAAGCTGTGACCAGGCTGAGCCTTGCTTTCCCATTCGG ATTCCAAAAGAGGATCCCCGCTTTGGCAACGACTCCAAGAGCTGCATCCCTTTCTTTCGCTCAGCACCAGCCTGTGGAACAGGCACCACAGGCCATGTATTTGGGGCAGCCAACATACGACAGCAGATGAATGCATTGACAGCCTTCCTCGATGCAAGTCAGGTATATGGCTCAGAGGACGCACAGGCACTATTTCTGAGGGACCTCACCAATGACTTTGGCCTGCTGAGGGTAAATGATCGCTTCACTGACAATGGCAGAGAACACCTTCCCTTTGCCAACACACTTGGCCCATGTTCCACACGGCAGAAGATCACCAATACCAGTGGACTGGAAGAGGTGCCCTGTTTTGTAGCTG GTGATGTTCGTGTGAATGAGAACATTGCCCTGGGATCAATCCACACAGTCTTCCTCAGAGAACACAACCGTTTGGCACGAGCCCTGCGGCAGCTTAATCCACACTGGGACAGTGAGACGCTTTATCAGGAGGCACGGAAGATTGTCGGTGGCTACCACCAG ATCATCGTGTTCCGGGACTACCTGAGGCACATTGTGGGTCCTGATGCCATGGCGCGCTTTCTTCCTGCCTACCCTGGGTATGACGAGAATGTGGACCCCAGCATTGCCAGCGTGTTTGCTACTGCAGCCTACCGCTTTGCCCATCTGACCCTCCAGCCCCTGGTATTCCGGCTCAATGAGAGCTACCAGGAGAACCCTGAGTTTCCAAGTGTGCCGCTTCATAAGGCTTTCTTTGCTCCCTGGAGACTGATCTTTGAAG GTGGAGTGGACCCTTTGCTCCTAGGACTGTTGGGACGGCCAGCTAAGTTGGCCACCCAGGACCACATGTTGGTGGATGCAGTGCGAGAGAAACTTTTTCAATTCACTGCAAGATTGGCACTGGACTTGGGTTCCCTGAACATGCAGCGTGGAAGAGACCATGGGTTACCTG CCTACAATGCCTGGCGCAAGTTCTGCGGACTATCCCAGCCACGGAATGAGGAAGAGTTAGCTGAAGTGATGGACAACCCAGACCTGGCCAAGAAACTCATTGAGCTGTACGGCACACCAGACAACATCGATGTATGGCTAGGGGGGATCTCTGAGCCGTTTGTTCCCAGTGGACGTGTGGGACCACTGTTTACCTGTCTCATTGCAATGCAGTTCCAGAAAATTCGTCAGGGAGACAG GCTGTGGTGGGAGAAGGATGGCGTTTTCACCAGTCAGCAGCGCGAGTCTTTGGCTGCCACCTCGCTAAATCGTATCATCTGTGACAACACTGGCATCACAGATGTGCCAAAGAATCCCTTCTTGTTTCATCCCTGGGGGACTAGTTACATCAGCTGCAATGACGTTCCTGCTTTTGACCTCAGGCCATGGACGGAGTTAA GCTCTGATTGCATTACCTGCCCTCAAGGACCTCCTGGCCCTGCTGGCCCACCTGGAACCATCGGACCTCCTGGACCTCCTGGTCCCGTTGGTCCACCAGGACCTCCAAGCCCCTCTATCCACACCGAACCATCAGCCTTTGCCATGTTGCTGGGTTTCAGTAACCCTCAACCTAACAAACCCATTGTTTTCCAACAGACCATCTACAACAGGCAGGACCAATACAACAATCAAACCGGGGTGTTCACGTGCACCACTGCTGGTGTATACAAGTTTGACTACCACTGCAGTCTGACCAATGGCAACGGGGATATCGTCCTGCAACAAAATGGGCTGGAGGTGCTGCAGACCTCCATCTCaccatttttcacagcttcTGGAAGCACCTTGGTGCAGCTCAGATCTGGGGACAAGGTGTGGTTACAGACAAACACCGAGGGCCTCAATTTCACCGCAGACAGTCACTTCACTGGCCACCTGGTCTTTGCTGTCTAG